TCTTGCGGTAGACGAGGTTGCCCATGCGGTCGGCGCGCTGAGCGCTGATGAGAGCCACGTCCCCCTTGATCGGATATTCGAGTACATACGTGCGCCCGTCGATCTCCCGGGTTTCCTTCCCCTCGGAGAGCAGGGTGCCCACCGCGGTGGGGCAGAAGAAGGCCCCGATGCCGGCGCCTGCGGCCCTGATCCGTTCGGCGAGGCTGCCCTGCGGCACAACCTCCAGCTCTACCTTTCCGGACCGGTAGAGCTCGTCGAACACCCAGGAGTCCGCCTGCCGCGGGAAGGAGCAGATCACCTTGCGGACGCGTCCCGCCGCGAGCAGGGCGGCGAGTCCGGTGTCACCGTTGCCCGCATTGTTGGACACCACGGTCAGGTCGCCGGCGCCCTGTCTCAGGAGCGCGTCGATCAGGGCCACCGGCATCCCGGCCATGCCGAATCCTCCGATCAGCACGGTCGAGCCGTCCTGGACTCCGGCGACCGCTTCATCGGCGTCGGCGCACAGCTGCGTGCTCATCCCCGGCCCCCCGTCACGTTCTCCAGCACCACGGCAAGACCTTGGCCGACACCTATGCACAGGGCCGCGACACCCCACCGTTCACCGGACTCGCGGAGCCGATGGGCCAGAGTGCCCAGGAGCCTGCCACCGGACGCACCCAAGGGGTGGCCCAGCGCTATGGCGCCACCTTTGGTGTTGACGATGCCGGGATCCACACCCCAAGCGTCCATGCAGGCCAAAGACTGTACGGCGAATGCTTCGTTGAGCTCGACCGCGGCGACATCGGCCCAGGAGATGCCCGCATTCTTCAGCGCCTGGTTGGCTGCTTCCACGGGCGCGAACCCGAACATCTGCGGGTCGAGCGCGGTGACGCCGCGGCCCGCGATCCGTGCGAGGGGTGCGGCCCCGATACGGGCCGCGGCGTCGGCGGAACCAAGCAGCACGGCCGAGGCCCCGTCATTGAGCGGGGAGGCATTACCGGCTGTGATGGCACCGTTCGGCCGGAAGGCGGGCTTGAGCCGGGCGAGCGTCTCGACGGTGGAGTCGGGACGGACGCCCTCATCCCGTTCGACTGCCGTGCCATCTCTTTCCGTCACTACCGGCACGATCAGGTCGTCGTAGAAGCCGGCGTTCCATGCCTGTTGAGCCAGTGTGTGGGAGCGGACCGCGAAAGCGTCCTGCCGTTCACGCGAGATGCCGAAGCGATCGACCAGCTGCTCGTTCGCCTCGCCCAGGGAAACGGTCCACTCCTTCGGCATCCGTTTGTTGACCAGCCTCCAGCCCAGCGTGGTCGACACCGCGGTGACGTCCGCTGCGGGAAACCCGCGCGCAGGCTTGGGCAGGACCCAGGGAGCCCGGCTCATCGACTCCGCGCCGCCGGACAGCACGATGTCCACATCACCCGTCTCGATGGCACGCGAGGCGATGATGGCGGCGTCCAGCGAGGATCCGCACAGACGGTTGACCGTCGTGGCGGGAACGGAAGTGGGAAGTCCCGCGAGGAGGACGGCCATCCTGCCCAGGTTGCGGTTGTCCTCGCCCGCGCCGTTGGCGTTGCCCCAGACGACGTCGCCGATCTCAGCCGGGTCGAGCGCGGGCGTCTTGGCGAGGACCCCGCTGATGGCCCGCGCGGCGAGGTCGTCGGGCCGCACCCCGGCGAGGGCGCCCGCGTACCGTCCGAAGGGCGTTCTCGC
Above is a window of Streptomyces sp. SAI-135 DNA encoding:
- a CDS encoding 3-oxoacid CoA-transferase subunit A, whose protein sequence is MSTQLCADADEAVAGVQDGSTVLIGGFGMAGMPVALIDALLRQGAGDLTVVSNNAGNGDTGLAALLAAGRVRKVICSFPRQADSWVFDELYRSGKVELEVVPQGSLAERIRAAGAGIGAFFCPTAVGTLLSEGKETREIDGRTYVLEYPIKGDVALISAQRADRMGNLVYRKTARNFGPVMATAATTVIAQVREIVETGEIDPETVVTPSIYVDRVVQEGDAA
- a CDS encoding thiolase family protein codes for the protein MTDSYVYAAARTPFGRYAGALAGVRPDDLAARAISGVLAKTPALDPAEIGDVVWGNANGAGEDNRNLGRMAVLLAGLPTSVPATTVNRLCGSSLDAAIIASRAIETGDVDIVLSGGAESMSRAPWVLPKPARGFPAADVTAVSTTLGWRLVNKRMPKEWTVSLGEANEQLVDRFGISRERQDAFAVRSHTLAQQAWNAGFYDDLIVPVVTERDGTAVERDEGVRPDSTVETLARLKPAFRPNGAITAGNASPLNDGASAVLLGSADAAARIGAAPLARIAGRGVTALDPQMFGFAPVEAANQALKNAGISWADVAAVELNEAFAVQSLACMDAWGVDPGIVNTKGGAIALGHPLGASGGRLLGTLAHRLRESGERWGVAALCIGVGQGLAVVLENVTGGRG